From Bacteroidota bacterium:
ATTGTAAGCTCTGCTTACCAGTTGAGGCAGGATTGGTAAATGAGTCTCATGAATGGAGACTAATCAGTGCAAACAAAAATAGCCAATACCCTTAGATGAAAATTAATAAGCAGAGCTTATTAAGATATACAAAGACACTAAGCCCAATCGCACAAATGCCGAGCTTCAGCTTAGCATCTACCTTGGGGATGCCAACATGACAAGAATATATATGGCAATTAAAGACTGCAAGAATTTACCATAAACAGCACTTTTCTGGCTAGCTTACTGGGCTTGCTTTACAGGTCGCTTATGTTTCCAACGTTTGTGGGTCCATAACCAATATTCCGGAGCCGATTGTATTAGTTTTTCGTTGAAACGCGTGTGTAATTCTGTTATTTCCCCCTTCTTTAAATCACGAGGGTTTTCGGTAATTAACACAAACTCTATTTGGTAGTAGCCTCGTTTTACTTTTGTAATTTTTCCGTAGGCTACAACACAATTGTATTCCACCGCATATTTTTCTGAGCCAAACAACACGGGGGTATCTTGGTTTAAAAAGGTTGTCCAATAGGCTTTTTCAGGATTTCCGGGACTCTGATCTGCAATAAATCCGCCCTTTACGGGTTCATTTTTATATTTTTCGAAAAACAAAGGCACTTCTTTCGGGGCAGCCAATACAATACCTGTTTTCCCTCGTGATTTATATACTTTTTCGTTCCAAAATTTACTTTTAATTGGCATGTAAATACCCATGCTTTTGTGTTTAGAATAAACGCCAAACAACGTAGATGGCCACTCCCAATTGGCATAGTGGCCGGTTACAATTATCATGTTTCTACCCTCATTGTAATAGTTAGGGCAAAAGTCTGGATTAATGCAGTGTACATGCCTTTCAAGCTCTTCAGCAGAAATGGTAAAATTTTTAATAGCCTCTACAATTAAATCACACAAGTGTTTGTAGAATTTTTTTTCTATTTGCTTAAGCTCCGCAGCTGTTTTTTCTGGAAATGAATTCTTAAGATTAAGCTGCACCACCTTTTTTCTATAGCCAAATACGTAGTATAGGACAATATAAATACCGTCCGAAATTCTAAACAAAACCCAAAATGGAAGTTTAGATAATGGGTATAATAAAAGGTAGTATAAAATATAGTTCACTCTTTTTGAATTTATTTAGTCAAAATAACTACAAATTTTATTATTTTGTACGGTAATTACTCTGAAAAATATGATAAAGAAATACAATTTGATACAAACAGTAGCAATAGCTTTTGTTTTTATTTTTTTACTAAACTCTTGTGGTGGTTCTGGCGGCAATAAGCCTGATGAAAGACAAGCAAAAGGAAATGTTTTTTATGGCGGTGTTTTTAAATCGAATGAAGTAGAAGGGTTTACCTCTCTTTATCCACACTCCATTACCGATGTTGTATCGCATCGTATTGCCAATCAAATTTTTGAGGGGTTGATTAAATTATCGCAAAAAGATTTATCTATTTTACCTGGGATAGCTGAAAAATGGGACAAAAACGAAGATGCCACTGTTTGGACTTTTTATTTGCGTAAGGGTGTTGCATTTCATGACGACCCATGCTTTAGAGATGGCAAAGGACGCGAGATTGATGCAAATGATTTTAAATATTCATTCACAAAATTGTGCGAGCCGGGCTCAAACAACAAATTATTTTCAACCACGTTTAAAGATAGAGTTGTTGGTGCAAACGAATATTTTGAATCCGTAAAAAAGAATAAGCCATTGGCTGATGGACTAGAAGGTGTTAAAGTAATTGATAAATACACCTTGCAGATTAATTTAACAAGTCCGTTTTCCGGATTTTTAAATTTGCTTACCACTCCCGCAGGATGGGTTTTTGCGAAAGAAGCTGTTGAAAAATACGGAGAAGAAGTTCGCACAAGAGCCATTGGAACAGGTCCTTTTCGTGTTAAATCAATAAAAGAGGGTGAATCGGTAATACTAGACAGAAACCCAAACTATTGGGATATTGATCAATTTGGGAATCAATTACCATACTTAGATGCGTTAAACATATCATTTGTAAAGGAAAAAAGGTCGGAGTTTATGCAATTTAAAAAAGGGAATTTGGATATGATTTTTCGACTTCCTATAGAATTTATACCTGAAATTTTAGGAGACTTGAACAATGCGAATGCAAAAGATAAGAACAAAAATTTTTCTATGCAGGTAATGCCGGCAATGAGCACATTTTTTCTTGGCTTTCAAAATCAATTACCTCCATTTAACAAAAAAGAAGTTCGCTTAGCCTTTAACCAGGCTATCGATAGAGAAAAAATGGCTACTTATACATTGCAAGGAGAAGGGATTCCGGCAATATACGGATTTGTTCCCCCATCATACGGCCCTTACAATCACTCTGCTATCAAAGGGTTTACATATAACCCCGATGCTGCAAAAAAATTATTGGCAAAAGCCGGATATCCAAACGGAAAAGGGTTTCCCAATTTAACCTTGCAAATAAATGCGGGTGGCGGAGACAGAAATATTCAAATTGCCGAAGTGGTTCAGAAAATGCTAAAAGAAAATTTAAACATAGATGTAGAAATAAACGTACTACCATTGGTAGAACATCGCGAAACAATTGAACGCGGGCAGGTAAATTTTTGGAGAATGAGCTGGATTGGCGACTACCCGGATCCGGAAACATTTTTAACATTGTTTTATGGTGCTATTGTACCTGATTCTATTGGACAACTATCCAGCCCGAACACATGCAGATTTAAAAATGCTCGGTTCGACTCCTTATTTGTTGCGGCTTTAAAAGAAAATGACACAAAAAGAAGATTCGACTTTTATCGTCAAGCAGACCAAATTATTATTGATGAGGCTGCTTGTATGCCAATATTTTATGACGAAAATTATCGATTACTCCAAAACAATGTTAGAAATTTTGATGCCAACGCAATGGAGTACAGAGATTTTACTCGCGTTTATTTCGACCGAACCGATTCAAAGAAAAAGGTAGAAACTGCAGCAAAAGACACTACGAAATAGTAGAAACATATTTTACCAAGCTTCGTTTAGCAATTGGTAAAAAAGTTTCTTCAATTGGCAATTCTGATATTTTCGACTCTATTGCAAACGCGGCAGACAAAGGCATTACTGTGCTTTCTTTTATCAACTCGCTTTTTATTGCTTCGTAAGTAGTTGTTAAGCCTACTTCATAGCTTTTTATATACGAAGTGTGAATGGCTCTATATTTTTCATCAGGTTGCTCAAAAATGGTTATTTCGTATTCATACACATTGGTTTTTTTCTTGTCGCTAAGCAATAAATAGCCGGCTTCTATATTAAGAGGAAGAATACCTACCGGAGATATCTGAATATTATTCTCGATATAATCGTAAATTTTTTTTCCTTCTGTTAAATATTTTTCAAACTGAGGTAACGAATAATCTATAATTGATTCTAGTTCATTCATAACAGTATCGTCTTCAACAATAATCTCGTATTTTATTTTCATTTTTTCGAAATCAAACGATTGTATTTTTTGTTGAAACGAATTGAGGAGGTTTTGTTTATTTTCCTTTATAGTCATTAATTGCTTGTAATGCTCAATTAAAGCGGATAGCGAAGGATACAACTTCTGAGATTCAAAATCTGTACTTACTTCTTTTAAAAATGCCAACAAGATGTATTTCTTGTATTCAAAATCGATATGGTTTTCTGTTAACCAGTTTTTACTTAAAGCCATACGTTCAGGTTTTGTGTATTAACTAACCACTTTTACGATACAACTAAAAAATAGTTTCATTTGATTATCAACTTGCTTTTGTTGAAATCTTAAAACAACAACTACTCAAAACACCATCAAGGTTTCTAAATTTGATTAACTAAACGTATTTCAATGAAAACCACCAACTATATTATACCAATTTGCCTATTATTTCTAGTATCGTGTGTTCCTTCAAGATTAATGGAAGAAGAAAAAGCGAAAAGAAAAACGTGCGAAACCGACATGGAATCGTTACGAAAAATAAGTAGCGATTGCGAAACAGCAAACAAGGAAATGCGAGCCCAAATTACAGACAACGATAAAGTAATTGCCGGACTAAAGCGGGATTCGTCCATCTTGGGAGCTAATTATAGAAACTTAACACATACATACGATAAGCTAAATAGAATAAACGAACAGCTACAAGACAGGTATAATAAACTTATAGAAGGTAATGCGCACGACACTAAAAAGTTAGCGGGCGAATTGCATACTACTCAAGAAGAGTTGTTAAAAAAGCAGGATGAGTTGAAGCAATTGGAAAAAGACTTAAATGCGCAAAAACTTTCGTTAGACAATGTTAGTGCGGAGTTGAAAAAAAGAGAAGCTCGAGTAAATGAGTTAGAAAGCATATTAAAGAAGAAAGACGATGCTGTAAATGATTTGAAAAAGAAAGTACAAGAAGCCTTGTTTGGATTTGAGAACAAAGGTTTAACCATTACACAAAAAAATGGAAAAATTTATGTTTCGTTAGACGAGAGTCTTTTGTTTGCATCTGGAAGTACGAAAGTAGAGTCAAAGGGAGAAGAAGCCCTAAAAAAGTTGGCTAAAGTATTGGAGCAAAACGCAGACATAAATATTTTGGTAGAAGGCCATACAGACGATGTTCCAATGAAGGGTGCAGGCGATATCAAAGACAATTGGGATTTGAGCGTGATGCGCGCCACCTCTATCGTAAAAATACTTACAAAAAACAGCTCCATCAATTCTAAACGTTTGACGGCTGCAGGAAGAGGAGAGTATTATCCAATAGACGAAGCTAAAACTCCAGAAGCTCGTAAGAGAAATAGGAGAACCGAAATTATTCTTACTCCAAAATTAGATGAACTGTTTAAAGTATTAGAAACTAATTAAGAGAGGGTGTTTTATCAAATAAAAAAGGTTGGCAAAATTGCCAACCTTTTTTATTTAGTGCGGATGAAGGGACTCGAACCCCCACGCCTCACGGCACCAGATCCTAAGTCTGGCGCGGCTGCCAATTACGCCACATCCGCAATATTATTTAAGTTCCGTTTAATAAACTCCTCTACTCTATTCTTTGAAGTAATGTTCTTTAATTTTTTCTCCAAAATCAACGCTTGCGCCCTAGTATCTTTCTCACAAAACCCAAATCAACTCCCAAGGCATATAACGAGCTGTCGACTTATTTTTTCCACTATTATGCTCAACTAATCTGCGATAAACATCATTAGTAGAGCCTTTATAAAAAGAACCATTCTTTAAAGAACGTAAAATATATACAAAAAACATATAAATTCTAATTCCTACAAACGGCATCCGGACGCTACCGTCCGGACGCGGCTGCCAATTACGCCACATCCGCATTAAGGGCACAAATATATAGGTTTTTTACTTTACCACAAAGAATTATCTTTTTTACTGTTTAGAAC
This genomic window contains:
- a CDS encoding ABC transporter substrate-binding protein codes for the protein MIKKYNLIQTVAIAFVFIFLLNSCGGSGGNKPDERQAKGNVFYGGVFKSNEVEGFTSLYPHSITDVVSHRIANQIFEGLIKLSQKDLSILPGIAEKWDKNEDATVWTFYLRKGVAFHDDPCFRDGKGREIDANDFKYSFTKLCEPGSNNKLFSTTFKDRVVGANEYFESVKKNKPLADGLEGVKVIDKYTLQINLTSPFSGFLNLLTTPAGWVFAKEAVEKYGEEVRTRAIGTGPFRVKSIKEGESVILDRNPNYWDIDQFGNQLPYLDALNISFVKEKRSEFMQFKKGNLDMIFRLPIEFIPEILGDLNNANAKDKNKNFSMQVMPAMSTFFLGFQNQLPPFNKKEVRLAFNQAIDREKMATYTLQGEGIPAIYGFVPPSYGPYNHSAIKGFTYNPDAAKKLLAKAGYPNGKGFPNLTLQINAGGGDRNIQIAEVVQKMLKENLNIDVEINVLPLVEHRETIERGQVNFWRMSWIGDYPDPETFLTLFYGAIVPDSIGQLSSPNTCRFKNARFDSLFVAALKENDTKRRFDFYRQADQIIIDEAACMPIFYDENYRLLQNNVRNFDANAMEYRDFTRVYFDRTDSKKKVETAAKDTTK
- a CDS encoding OmpA family protein, with amino-acid sequence MRAQITDNDKVIAGLKRDSSILGANYRNLTHTYDKLNRINEQLQDRYNKLIEGNAHDTKKLAGELHTTQEELLKKQDELKQLEKDLNAQKLSLDNVSAELKKREARVNELESILKKKDDAVNDLKKKVQEALFGFENKGLTITQKNGKIYVSLDESLLFASGSTKVESKGEEALKKLAKVLEQNADINILVEGHTDDVPMKGAGDIKDNWDLSVMRATSIVKILTKNSSINSKRLTAAGRGEYYPIDEAKTPEARKRNRRTEIILTPKLDELFKVLETN